One Prunus dulcis chromosome 8, ALMONDv2, whole genome shotgun sequence DNA window includes the following coding sequences:
- the LOC117636317 gene encoding trihelix transcription factor ASIL1, with product MSTPPPPSPTASASASVPASPVSTKKAQPLPWTHEETVQMIRAYQEKWYKLRRGPLKSSQWEEVAVTVAARCGYEQAEQSKTATQCRHKMEKLRQRHRTLKKRLRPGSRSRWPFFELMESLERGPMPISSRPMAVMPCQPEEEEEEEQRHDRHGVDVDGEDDDEENSSKVRSIDYILRRPTIVNRFSGGQASFWQDTAAAKRSRDAVDGGGGYNGYVVEPPQMGGEMAVELADEIRAFAKRFIGVENTRMEIMKETERCRLEMEKRRIDMILQSQQKIVDSIDKAFGSSTNNCPSQLS from the exons ATGTCCACACCACCCCCGCCCTCGCCCACGGCCTCAGCCTCGGCCTCGGTCCCTGCCTCGCCAGTCTCCACCAAGAAGGCCCAGCCTCTGCCATGGACGCACGAAGAGACGGTACAGATGATCCGGGCCTACCAGGAAAAGTGGTACAAGCTGAGAAGAGGTCCGCTCAAGTCGAGTCAATGGGAGGAGGTGGCGGTGACGGTGGCAGCTCGATGCGGCTACGAGCAAGCCGAGCAGTCCAAGACCGCCACTCAGTGCCGTCACAAGATGGAGAAGCTCCGGCAACGGCACCGTACACTGAAGAAGCGCCTCCGGCCCGGGTCGAGGTCGCGTTGGCCCTTCTTCGAGCTCATGGAGAGCTTGGAGCGCGGTCCCATGCCCATCTCCTCCAGACCCATGGCTGTGATGCCATGTCagccagaagaagaagaagaagaagagcagcGTCATGATCGTCATGGCGTTGATGTTGATggtgaggatgatgatgaggagaaTTCCAGTAAGGTGCGGAGTATTGATTACATACTACGGAGGCCCACGATTGTGAATAGGTTTTCTGGAGGACAAGCCTCGTTTTGGCAGGACACAGCGGCAGCCAAGAGATCGAGAGACGCGGTGGACGGTGGCGGTGGCTACAATGGCTATGTGGTGGAGCCGCCCCAGATGGGGGGAGAGATGGCTGTGGAATTAGCAGACGAAATTAGGGCTTTTGCGAAAAGGTTCATTGGGGTTGAGAACACGAGGATGGAGATCATGAAGGAAACAGAGAGGTGTAGATTGGAGATGGAGAAGAGGAGGATTGATATGATTCTGCAATCCCAGCAAAAGATTGTTGACTCCATTGACAAGGCCTTTGGCTCTTCTACCAACAA TTGCCCTTCTCAACTATCATAA